From the genome of Miscanthus floridulus cultivar M001 chromosome 10, ASM1932011v1, whole genome shotgun sequence, one region includes:
- the LOC136485434 gene encoding putative 14-3-3-like protein GF14-H, which yields MEEREKLVCLAKLAEQAERYDDMVEFMKNLARMDVDMSAEERHLFSVGFKNTIGAKRASWRIICSHEQKATTDRQTGVLIDAYKKKVEDELRKVCNEVLSIIAIHCLPLANTGENVVFFYKMKGDYYRYLAEFSTGTEKKAASDQSLMAYQHAMVVASSELSPAHQIRLGLALNLSVFFYEIMNSHERACQVAKQAFDEALGEINSGEGVYKDSTLMMQLLKDNLALWTSELTGGEASKDNDVEMEG from the exons ATGGAGGAGCGGGAGAAGCTCGTGTGCCTGGCCAAGCTCGCCGAGCAGGCGGAGCGATACGACG ATATGGTGGAATTCATGAAGAATCTTGCTAGGATGGATGTGGATATGAGTGCTGAAGAAAGGCATTTGTTCTCAGTTGGTTTCAAGAACACTATCGGGGCAAAGAGAGCATCATGGAGAATCATTTGTTCACATGAGCAAAAGGCCACAACTGATCGTCAGACTGGTGTGCTGATAGATGCCTATAAGaagaaagtagaagatgaactaaGGAAGGTTTGCAATGAAGTATTGTCAATCATCGCTATTCATTGCCTCCCCTTGGCCAATACGGGTGAAAATGTCGTATTCTTTTATAAGAT GAAAGGTGACTACTATCGTTACTTGGCTGAATTTAGCACTGGAACTGAAAAGAAAGCTGCCTCTGATCAGTCACTTATGGCCTATCAG CATGCCATGGTTGTCGCCTCCAGTGAGCTCTCACCTGCCCACCAGATCCGGCTTGGCCTTGCTCTCAATTTGTCGGTCTTCTTTTATGAGATAATGAACTCTCATGAGAG AGCTTGCCAAGTGGCAAAACAAGCATTCGATGAGGCTCTTGGTGAGATAAATTCTGGTGAAGGGGTTTACAAGGATAGCACACTTATGATGCAGCTTCTGAAGGACAACTTAGCATTGTGGACATCAGAACTAACTGGAG GTGAAGCATCCAAGGATAACGATGTCGAGATGGAG GGGTGA